CAGGTCGAGGTCGGGCATCAGACCCGCGGTGAGGGTGACCTGCTCACCGATGATGCAGTGGGAGCCGAGGCGGATCCAGGGTTCACCGAAGACCGTGCCGAGCGGGAAGGCCAGTCTGGTACCTGTTCCCATCGCGCCGAAGCGGTAGCGGCCGGGGTGCTCGGCGGTGACGGAACCCGTGCGCTGCACCCAGGCCCAGCCCGCGTGGACGGCGCGCTGCGTCAGGCCCCGCCGCCAGGATGAGAACGTGTTCTTGCGCTTCGGCACGAGCTCACGGTACTCAGCGGTAGCTCCACGCGCGGCGCCGGATACCTGTGATCTTCGCCCCACCGGGGTGGCGTACGGTGTGCGCGTTGTCTACGGCGCTGGGAGGCGGACATGGGTCAGCGGGCGATGATCACCGGGATCGGCGGCAGGGAGCCGGAGATCGACGAGACGGCGTTCGTGGCGCCGACGGCGTCGGTGATCGGGGGCGTGACGCTGGCGGCGGGGGCAAGCGTCTGGTACGGCGCCGTGGTGCGCGGTGACGTCGAGTCGATCTCCGTCGGGGCGAGCAGCAACGTCCAGGACAACTGCACGCTCCACGCCGACCCGGGGTTTCCCGTGAGCGTCGGTGAGCGGGTGAGCATCGGGCACAACGCCGTGGTGCACGGGGCGACGGTCGAGGACGACTGTCTGATCGGGATGGGTGCGACGGTCCTGAACGGCGCGGTGATCGGGGCCGGGTCGCTCATCGCCGCGCAGGCGCTGGTGCCGCAGGGGATGGTCGTGCCGCCCGGGTCGCTGGTGGCGGGGGTGCCCGCGAAGGTCCGGCGGGAGCTGTCGGAGGAGGAGCGGCAGGGAGTCACCCTCAACGGCACGATGTACGCCGAGCTGGCGAAGGCGCACCGCGAGGTGCACGCGTAGGACGGAAGCCGCTCTACTCCGCGGCGGGTACCGGCTGGGCCTTCTTCGCCTTGCGCTTGAGCACCAGCATGGATGTGAGGCCCACCAGGACCGCCGCGACCAGACCGAGCCACGAGAAGCGCTTGAGCCAGGACTCCGCGACGATGCCGACGTAGTAGATGACCGCCGTCGTGCCGCCCGCCCAGACGATGCCGCCGAGGACGTTGGCGATCAGGAACTTCCAGTACGGCATGCGGAGTACCCCGGCGAGGGGGCCCGCGAAGATGCGCAGAAGGGCGACGAAGCGGCCGAAGAAGACGGCCCACATGCCCCACTTCTCGAAGGAGCGCTCGGCGGTGGCGATATGGCCCTCGCTGAAGTGCTTGGGGAACTTGCCGCCCAGCCAGGCCAGCAGCGGCCGACCACCCTTGCGGCCGATGGCGTAGCCGATCGAGTCGCCGATGATCGCGCCGGCCGTGGCGCTGGCGCCGAGGACGACGGGGTCGATCTCGCCGTGCTGGGACGCGAGCAGCGCCGAGGAGACGAGGATGATCTCGCCCGGCAGCGGGATACCCAGGCTTTCCAGGCCGATGACCAGCCCCACCAGTGTGTAGACGGCGACCGCGGGTACGGTTTCGAGCCACTCCTGGACGTGCAACGCCGGTTCCTTTCCCTGAGCTTCCCTGCGTGCCCCGGGAAGCCTACCGGCTCTTGGGACGTCCCTCGCGGCTCAGGCGTTCCAGCTCCACTCGGCGACCTCGGGCAGGTCGGTGCCGTGCTCGCGGATCCAGGCGTGGTGGCGGGTGCGGGCGTCGGCCATCCGCTGGCGTACGGCCGTGGCGCGGACCGCGAGGCCGGGGACGCGGTCGATGACGTCCATGACCAGGCGGTAGCGGTCGAGGTCGTTGCGGACGACCATGTCGAACGGGGTGGTCGTGGTGCCGGCCTCCTTGTAGCCCCTCACGTGCAGATGCCGATGCCCGGTGCGGCGGTAGGCGAGACGGTGGATGAGCCACGGGTAGCCGTGGTAGGCGAAGATCACCGGCTTGTCGGTGGTGAACAGGCCGTCGTACTCGTGGTCGCTCATCCCGTGCGGGTGCTCCTCCTGCGGCAGCAGCCGGGCGAGATCGACGACGTTGACCACGCGGACGGCCAGCTCGGGCAGGTGCCTGCGGAGCAGGTGCGCGGCGGCCAGGGTCTCCTGGGTCGGGACGTCACCGGCGCAGGCCAGCACGACATCGGGCTCGGTGCCGTCCTCGGTGCCGGCCCACTCCCAGACGCCGGCGCCGCGGGCGCAGTGGACCCGCGCCTCGTCCATCGAGAGCCAGTCGAAGCAGGGCTGCTTGCCGGCCACGATCACGTTGACGTAGTCGCGGCTGCGCAGGGCGTGGTCCGCCACCGACAGCAGGGTGTTGGCGTCCGGCGGGAGGTAGACGCGGACGACCTCGGGGCTCTTGTTGAGGACGTGGTCGACGAAGCCGGGGTCCTGGTGGGAGAAGCCGTTGTGGTCCTGCCGCCACACATGGGAGGTCAGCAGGTAGTTCAGCGAGGCGATGGGGGCGCGCCAGGGCAGCCGGCGGGAGGTGCGCAGCCACTTGATGTGCTGGTTGACCATGGAGTCGACGATGTGCACGAACGCCTCGTAGCAGGAGAACAGCCCGTGCCGGCCGGTGAGGAGGTACCCCTCTAGCCAGCCCTGGCAGAGGTGTTCGGAGAGGACCTCCATCACCCGGCCGTGCCGGTCCAGGTCCTCGTCCACGGGCAGGGTCTCGGCCTGCCAGGTCTTGCCGCTGGCGTCGTAGACGGCCTGGAGCCGGTTGGAGGCGGTCTCGTCCGGGCCGACGAGGCGGAAGTCGCGGCGGTCGGAGGTGTCGCGCATGACCCGGGCGAGGAGGTCGCCGAGGACCCGGGTCGGCTCGTGCAGCGTCGTACCGGGTTTGTCGACGGGGACGGCGAAGTCGTCCAGGGACGGGATCGGCAGGTCGCGGACGAGCAGTCCGCCGTTGGCATAGAGGGTGGCGCCGAGGCGCCTGGTGCCGTCGGGGACGCAGGCGAGGACGTCCGCGACCGGGCGGCCCTCGGCGTCGAACAGCTCCTCGGGCCGGTAGGAGCGCAGCCAGGACTCCAGTTGCCGCAGGTGCTCGGGGTTGTCGCGGACGCCGGACAGCGGCACCTGGTGGGCGCGCCAGGTGCCCTCGACCGGTTCGCCGTCGACCTCGGCCGGGCCGGTCCAGCCCTTGGGGGTGCGCAGCACGATCACCGGCCAGTGCGGGCGCTCGGTCACGCCGTCCTCGCGGGCGGCGCGCTGTGCGCCGGCGATGCGGTCGAGCGCGGTGTCCATGGCCTCGGCCATCGCGCGGTGGACGGTGGCCGGGTCGTCGCCGGCGACGTGGATCGGCTCGTGGCCGTAGCCGCGCAGCAGCGCGTC
This is a stretch of genomic DNA from Streptomyces hawaiiensis. It encodes these proteins:
- a CDS encoding gamma carbonic anhydrase family protein, whose amino-acid sequence is MGQRAMITGIGGREPEIDETAFVAPTASVIGGVTLAAGASVWYGAVVRGDVESISVGASSNVQDNCTLHADPGFPVSVGERVSIGHNAVVHGATVEDDCLIGMGATVLNGAVIGAGSLIAAQALVPQGMVVPPGSLVAGVPAKVRRELSEEERQGVTLNGTMYAELAKAHREVHA
- a CDS encoding DedA family protein — protein: MHVQEWLETVPAVAVYTLVGLVIGLESLGIPLPGEIILVSSALLASQHGEIDPVVLGASATAGAIIGDSIGYAIGRKGGRPLLAWLGGKFPKHFSEGHIATAERSFEKWGMWAVFFGRFVALLRIFAGPLAGVLRMPYWKFLIANVLGGIVWAGGTTAVIYYVGIVAESWLKRFSWLGLVAAVLVGLTSMLVLKRKAKKAQPVPAAE
- a CDS encoding phosphoketolase family protein; protein product: MPEAPRQDSRTAPTDEELRTLDAHWRAANYLAAGQIYLLANPLLTEPLRPEHIKPRLLGHWGTSPGLNLVHTHLSRVIKARELDALCVWGPGHGGPSVLANSWLEGSYSEKYPDASRDAQGMELLMRQFSFPGGVPSHVAPEVPGSIHEGGELGYSLAHAYGAALDNPGLLVACVIGDGEAETGPLAGSWHANKFLDPVHDGAVLPILHLNGYKIANPTVLSRLPEEELDALLRGYGHEPIHVAGDDPATVHRAMAEAMDTALDRIAGAQRAAREDGVTERPHWPVIVLRTPKGWTGPAEVDGEPVEGTWRAHQVPLSGVRDNPEHLRQLESWLRSYRPEELFDAEGRPVADVLACVPDGTRRLGATLYANGGLLVRDLPIPSLDDFAVPVDKPGTTLHEPTRVLGDLLARVMRDTSDRRDFRLVGPDETASNRLQAVYDASGKTWQAETLPVDEDLDRHGRVMEVLSEHLCQGWLEGYLLTGRHGLFSCYEAFVHIVDSMVNQHIKWLRTSRRLPWRAPIASLNYLLTSHVWRQDHNGFSHQDPGFVDHVLNKSPEVVRVYLPPDANTLLSVADHALRSRDYVNVIVAGKQPCFDWLSMDEARVHCARGAGVWEWAGTEDGTEPDVVLACAGDVPTQETLAAAHLLRRHLPELAVRVVNVVDLARLLPQEEHPHGMSDHEYDGLFTTDKPVIFAYHGYPWLIHRLAYRRTGHRHLHVRGYKEAGTTTTPFDMVVRNDLDRYRLVMDVIDRVPGLAVRATAVRQRMADARTRHHAWIREHGTDLPEVAEWSWNA